The following are from one region of the Veillonella nakazawae genome:
- a CDS encoding ATP-dependent Clp protease ATP-binding subunit translates to MMQRFTDDAQRVLSFAQEAALELGHDYVGTEHVLIGLTKVKNGVAAKALEELGIVTEDIFEAVEEQVGRGNKKATSIYMTPRVKNVLELAVQVANRMNHNYVGTEHILLGLLSDGGGVAVGILRAMNIRTDDIVEAIRHILGSSTNGDHSGQEGANNNGDLGELTDFGTDLNESAKQGKIDPVIGRDTEIQRVIQILSRRTKNNPVLIGEPGVGKTAIAEGLAQRIVNGNVPEILRNKRIISLSISSMLAGAKYRGEFEERLKKAIDEVQQHDDMIIFIDEIHTLVGAGATEGAMDAANILKPVLARGEFQVIGATTLDEYKKHIEKDAALERRFQPVQVGEPNEEDALEILRGLRDRYEAFHKAKITDEALKAAVTLSSRYITDRFLPDKAIDVVDEAASKVRMKVFSAAPDVKALEDRLNTVKKEKEAAVTSQDFEKAAKLRDEEQVLVKEIDDKKSVAKEESDQKLIVTEDDIAAVVAQWTGIPVAKIAEEESETLLHLEDELHKRVIGQDDAVTAVAKAVRRARAGLKDPKRPIGSFLFLGPTGVGKTELARALASSLFGDESAMIRLDMSEYMEKHTVSRLVGAPPGYVGYEEGGQLTDAVRRKPYSVILLDEVEKAHADFFNILLQVLDDGRLTDSQGRTVDFRNTVIIMTSNLGAKALHKNSTELGFLAPKKAESHTNDSKTKDFKEAKKSVLDAVKRHFRPEFLNRIDEMIVFHPLTEEDLTKIVTILMSDVTKRLEECDLHLEITPEAMKLLVREGSDFTMGARPLKRAIQRLIEDPVSDLILKGEAIAGKTIKADAKDNDIVVTI, encoded by the coding sequence ATGATGCAACGATTTACAGATGATGCACAGCGTGTTCTTTCCTTTGCTCAAGAAGCCGCATTGGAGTTGGGACATGACTATGTAGGCACTGAACATGTACTCATCGGCCTGACAAAGGTTAAAAATGGTGTTGCTGCTAAGGCCTTAGAAGAGCTTGGTATTGTTACAGAAGATATTTTTGAAGCTGTAGAAGAGCAAGTGGGCCGCGGTAATAAAAAAGCAACATCTATATATATGACGCCACGTGTTAAGAATGTACTTGAGTTAGCTGTTCAAGTAGCTAATCGCATGAATCATAATTACGTTGGTACTGAGCATATTCTACTTGGTTTACTCAGCGACGGCGGTGGTGTTGCAGTTGGGATTTTACGGGCTATGAATATTCGTACCGACGATATAGTTGAAGCGATTCGTCATATTCTTGGCTCTAGTACTAATGGTGATCATAGTGGTCAAGAAGGAGCGAATAACAATGGCGACTTAGGTGAATTAACTGATTTTGGTACGGACTTAAATGAGTCCGCAAAACAAGGTAAAATTGATCCTGTTATTGGTCGTGATACAGAAATTCAACGAGTTATTCAAATACTTAGCCGTAGAACTAAAAATAATCCCGTTCTCATTGGTGAACCTGGTGTAGGTAAGACGGCCATTGCTGAAGGCTTGGCGCAACGTATCGTCAACGGTAATGTGCCAGAAATTTTGCGTAATAAACGCATTATTTCCCTTAGCATTAGCTCTATGTTAGCTGGTGCAAAATACCGTGGCGAATTTGAAGAGCGTTTAAAAAAAGCGATTGATGAAGTTCAACAACATGACGATATGATTATCTTCATTGATGAAATTCACACATTAGTTGGAGCAGGTGCCACTGAAGGCGCTATGGATGCGGCAAATATCTTGAAACCAGTTTTGGCACGCGGTGAATTCCAAGTTATTGGCGCTACGACACTTGATGAATATAAAAAGCATATTGAAAAAGATGCTGCCTTAGAGCGTCGTTTCCAACCTGTTCAAGTAGGGGAACCTAATGAAGAGGATGCTCTTGAAATCTTGAGAGGCTTACGAGATCGTTATGAGGCTTTCCATAAGGCTAAAATTACAGATGAAGCATTAAAAGCTGCTGTTACTTTATCTAGTAGATATATTACAGATCGATTTTTGCCGGATAAAGCTATCGATGTGGTTGATGAGGCTGCATCTAAGGTCCGTATGAAGGTATTTTCGGCGGCACCAGATGTTAAAGCTTTAGAGGACAGACTCAATACGGTTAAGAAGGAAAAAGAAGCGGCTGTCACATCACAAGATTTTGAAAAGGCAGCTAAACTTCGTGATGAAGAGCAAGTTCTAGTTAAAGAAATTGATGATAAAAAATCTGTAGCTAAAGAAGAAAGTGATCAAAAATTAATAGTTACAGAAGATGATATTGCTGCCGTAGTAGCTCAATGGACTGGTATTCCAGTTGCAAAAATCGCAGAAGAAGAATCAGAAACCTTGCTTCATTTAGAAGATGAGTTACATAAACGCGTCATCGGTCAAGATGATGCTGTTACAGCTGTAGCAAAAGCTGTGCGCCGTGCAAGGGCTGGATTAAAGGATCCAAAACGTCCAATTGGTTCCTTCTTATTCCTTGGACCAACAGGGGTTGGTAAAACTGAGCTAGCAAGAGCACTTGCATCCTCCTTGTTCGGCGATGAATCTGCTATGATTCGACTTGATATGTCTGAATATATGGAAAAACATACTGTTTCCCGTTTAGTTGGGGCCCCTCCAGGATATGTAGGCTATGAAGAGGGAGGCCAATTGACTGATGCAGTTCGACGTAAACCATATAGCGTTATTTTACTTGACGAAGTAGAAAAGGCTCATGCAGATTTCTTTAATATCCTATTACAAGTTCTTGATGATGGCCGACTTACAGATAGTCAAGGGAGAACCGTAGACTTTAGAAATACGGTTATCATCATGACTAGTAACTTAGGTGCTAAAGCATTACATAAGAACTCTACAGAATTAGGTTTCTTAGCACCGAAAAAAGCAGAATCTCATACTAATGATTCTAAAACCAAAGATTTTAAAGAGGCTAAGAAATCTGTTCTGGATGCTGTAAAACGTCATTTCAGGCCAGAGTTCTTAAATCGTATTGATGAGATGATTGTGTTCCATCCATTAACTGAAGAGGACTTAACAAAAATTGTAACAATTTTAATGAGTGATGTAACAAAGCGTCTTGAAGAATGTGATTTACATTTAGAAATTACACCTGAGGCTATGAAATTGCTCGTTAGAGAAGGTTCCGATTTTACTATGGGTGCTCGGCCTTTGAAACGCGCTATTCAACGCCTAATTGAGGACCCTGTATCCGATCTTATTTTGAAAGGAGAGGCGATAGCAGGAAAAACTATTAAAGCAGATGCAAAGGATAATGATATTGTTGTAACGATTTAA
- a CDS encoding UvrB/UvrC motif-containing protein has protein sequence MTNIVNNQKTEQHLCNTCATALQQEGKLSPYSSFMNDMWDDSFFTNDFFKNMVYPDNLLKSHQSKRCPQCGITYDEFNRVGKFGCDRCYETFASEIKPLLQRLQGSSEYEGSVPSHGNNVFKAKYEVKQLRNQLEMAIQAEKFEDAAILRDKIKELEAIIGGNKE, from the coding sequence ATGACAAATATTGTAAATAATCAGAAAACGGAACAACATTTGTGCAATACTTGTGCTACAGCACTACAACAAGAGGGAAAATTATCTCCCTATAGTTCCTTTATGAATGATATGTGGGATGATAGCTTTTTTACCAATGATTTCTTTAAAAATATGGTCTATCCTGATAATTTATTAAAATCTCATCAATCTAAACGGTGTCCTCAATGTGGTATTACTTATGATGAGTTTAATCGGGTAGGCAAGTTTGGTTGTGATAGATGCTATGAAACCTTTGCTAGTGAAATAAAACCGTTATTACAACGTTTGCAAGGTAGTTCTGAATATGAAGGGTCAGTTCCTAGTCATGGTAATAATGTGTTTAAAGCTAAGTATGAAGTTAAACAATTGCGTAATCAATTAGAGATGGCAATTCAAGCAGAGAAATTTGAAGATGCAGCTATCTTAAGAGATAAAATAAAAGAATTAGAAGCCATCATTGGTGGCAATAAAGAATAG
- a CDS encoding HAD hydrolase-like protein, with product MKKTILFDLDGTLTDSQEGILKSVKFALEHFGYDVPDEETLQLFLGPPLVDAFQEHCGMTFDQAEETYFKFRERYGTIGKFENQVYPNIVDLLAKCKTEQYTIAVATAKPEHYAKDILDHFELTSYFDVIVGANYESGLLHKKEILEKALKLCGNPLTDENGRRLAFMVGDRKYDVEAANELGCISIGVTYGYGTEAELKEADAEYICDDVDEIADVLDLEEMMVRR from the coding sequence ATGAAGAAAACAATATTATTTGATTTAGATGGAACTTTAACAGATTCTCAAGAAGGTATTCTTAAAAGTGTTAAATTTGCATTGGAACATTTTGGCTATGATGTTCCTGATGAAGAAACATTGCAATTATTTTTAGGACCACCATTGGTAGATGCTTTTCAAGAGCATTGTGGCATGACCTTTGACCAAGCGGAAGAAACGTACTTTAAATTCCGCGAACGATATGGTACAATCGGCAAATTTGAAAATCAAGTGTATCCGAATATTGTAGACTTGTTGGCTAAATGCAAAACAGAACAATATACTATTGCCGTTGCTACAGCAAAGCCTGAGCATTATGCTAAGGATATTTTAGATCACTTTGAATTAACATCTTACTTTGATGTAATTGTGGGTGCTAATTATGAAAGCGGTTTATTGCATAAGAAAGAGATTCTTGAAAAAGCTCTTAAACTTTGTGGAAATCCTTTAACTGATGAAAATGGTCGTCGTTTGGCCTTTATGGTAGGCGATCGTAAGTATGATGTAGAGGCAGCTAACGAACTTGGTTGTATTTCTATCGGTGTTACTTATGGTTATGGTACAGAAGCTGAACTAAAAGAAGCCGATGCAGAGTACATCTGTGATGATGTTGATGAAATTGCTGATGTTCTCGATCTTGAAGAAATGATGGTTCGTAGATAA
- a CDS encoding protein arginine kinase: MLDTILDSPLSSWLQLDTDATDHIVISSRIRLARNFDGILFTNRNDMSSLEKVNTISRGLLQPLKEADGHQYSNINLEQLSERERAILVEKHLMSPALEEKLPYRNLVVSDDASIVIMVNEEDHLRIQSMVSGLRLEVAYERILKIDKAIEGKYPYAFDERFGYLTACPTNVGTGLRASVMLHLPALTISGKITRLIRSIIQLGYSVRGLYGEGSEALGNIYQISNQRTMGTSEEDTIEQLTKIVEGIIAEERKSRQLLLHNDKEGLEDVLWRSYGVLQNARRVNGKEALTKLSDIQLGVDLNILPQWGKDSFNELIAITRPNFLSKYAGNDNLTDIERDSYRAKVIRLKLSH; the protein is encoded by the coding sequence ATGTTAGATACTATATTAGACTCTCCTTTAAGTTCATGGCTACAACTCGATACGGACGCAACGGATCATATTGTGATTTCTAGTCGCATTCGTCTGGCTAGAAACTTTGACGGGATATTATTTACAAATCGTAATGATATGTCATCGTTAGAAAAAGTAAATACTATTTCCAGAGGCTTACTTCAACCTTTAAAAGAAGCAGATGGACATCAATACTCCAATATCAATCTTGAGCAATTAAGTGAGCGTGAACGGGCCATATTGGTTGAAAAACATTTGATGAGCCCTGCTTTAGAGGAAAAACTACCGTACCGCAACTTAGTGGTTTCTGACGATGCATCAATTGTGATTATGGTAAATGAAGAAGATCATTTGCGAATTCAATCTATGGTTTCTGGATTGAGATTAGAAGTAGCTTATGAACGTATATTAAAAATCGATAAGGCTATTGAAGGAAAATATCCATATGCCTTTGATGAACGATTTGGTTATTTAACGGCTTGTCCAACTAATGTCGGTACAGGTTTACGAGCATCTGTAATGTTACATTTACCAGCCTTGACTATATCTGGAAAAATTACACGCCTTATTCGTAGTATCATTCAGTTGGGCTACTCTGTGCGTGGATTATATGGTGAAGGTTCAGAAGCATTAGGAAATATATATCAAATTTCTAACCAACGTACCATGGGTACTAGTGAAGAAGATACAATAGAACAATTAACAAAGATTGTAGAAGGGATTATTGCAGAAGAGCGAAAATCTCGTCAGTTATTATTACATAATGATAAAGAAGGCTTAGAAGATGTGTTATGGCGCTCCTATGGAGTCCTACAGAATGCACGCCGTGTAAATGGTAAAGAGGCCTTAACAAAGCTTAGTGATATCCAGTTAGGCGTTGACTTAAATATTTTACCTCAATGGGGTAAGGATTCCTTTAATGAGTTGATTGCTATAACTAGACCTAATTTCCTTTCAAAGTATGCAGGAAATGATAATCTAACAGATATCGAGCGTGATAGCTATCGGGCAAAGGTAATCCGTCTAAAGCTTTCACATTAA
- a CDS encoding CtsR family transcriptional regulator, which translates to MSMIADKIEKFILDRMREEQEKLILKRNELADELDCAPSQISYVLSTRFSNERGFDVESRRGLGGYIRITKLNPESSDSLPAVTTYRIYEGQNTVDRLIDIKDVDQSLFQLIQAEKITRREAQLMHNSFAILIENTDIEHRNNAIRELYATMVDTLRKE; encoded by the coding sequence ATGAGTATGATAGCTGATAAAATAGAAAAGTTTATATTGGATCGTATGCGTGAAGAACAAGAGAAATTAATTTTAAAGCGTAACGAATTAGCTGATGAGTTAGATTGTGCACCTTCGCAAATTAGTTATGTTTTAAGTACGCGATTTTCCAATGAGCGTGGGTTTGATGTTGAATCAAGACGTGGATTAGGTGGATATATTCGAATCACAAAATTAAATCCAGAAAGTTCTGATTCTCTACCAGCTGTAACAACCTATCGTATTTATGAAGGTCAAAATACAGTAGATCGTTTAATTGATATAAAAGATGTAGACCAATCATTATTTCAATTAATACAAGCAGAAAAAATTACTCGTCGTGAGGCTCAATTGATGCATAATTCTTTTGCTATATTGATTGAAAATACTGATATTGAACATCGAAATAATGCAATTCGTGAGCTATACGCAACAATGGTGGATACACTACGGAAGGAGTGA
- the radA gene encoding DNA repair protein RadA, whose amino-acid sequence MAKAKSVFFCQNCGAESSKWMGRCPQCGEWNTLVEEIIKETKHSRTPSRGVGNQTTKPTALPDIEISSIARVSTTFGEIDRVLGGGIVPGALMLLGGDPGIGKSTLLLQVSQKVADTVGTVLYASGEESQLQLKLRAERLHINSERLQVIADTDLDHILEQADAMTPSLLVIDSIQTMYTGDIDAAPGSVSQVRECTSRLLRFCKERNIPTVIIGHVTKEGNIAGPRMLEHMVDVVLYFEGERSYQFRILRSIKNRFGSTSETGIFAMVEEGLQELSNPSASLLAERSDEESGSAVMIYLEGVRPILVEVQSLVVTTAFGMPRRTAIGYDLNRLIVLLAVLEKRCGFTLGNKDVYVNVIGGLKVNEPACDLSMAVAIVSNLKNRIVPTDMVILGEVGLTGNVRSIPRIEQRINEAKKLGFKKFIIPEGNYKQIKDNDSSIKIRGVKSIQEAMQLVFF is encoded by the coding sequence ATGGCAAAAGCAAAATCAGTATTCTTCTGTCAGAATTGTGGGGCTGAGTCATCTAAATGGATGGGACGTTGTCCACAATGTGGCGAATGGAATACATTAGTTGAAGAGATTATTAAAGAAACTAAACATAGCCGCACACCTTCACGAGGTGTAGGAAACCAAACAACAAAACCAACAGCTTTACCAGATATTGAAATTTCATCTATCGCTCGTGTATCTACTACCTTTGGTGAAATCGACCGCGTATTAGGTGGAGGGATTGTTCCTGGGGCTCTTATGCTCTTAGGTGGTGATCCTGGTATAGGCAAGTCTACACTACTTCTTCAAGTATCCCAAAAGGTGGCTGATACGGTAGGTACTGTACTATATGCATCTGGAGAAGAATCTCAATTACAGCTTAAGCTTCGGGCAGAACGACTTCATATCAATAGTGAGCGACTACAAGTTATTGCTGATACAGATTTAGATCATATCTTAGAGCAAGCTGATGCAATGACGCCTTCTTTGTTAGTTATCGACTCCATTCAAACCATGTATACCGGAGATATCGATGCTGCTCCAGGTAGTGTTAGCCAAGTGCGAGAATGTACTTCGCGCCTTCTTCGCTTCTGTAAAGAACGAAATATTCCAACGGTAATCATTGGACATGTTACCAAGGAAGGCAATATTGCGGGTCCTCGTATGTTAGAACATATGGTGGATGTAGTGCTTTACTTTGAAGGCGAACGGTCTTACCAATTCCGTATTTTGCGCTCTATTAAGAATCGTTTTGGATCTACATCTGAAACAGGTATCTTTGCCATGGTTGAGGAAGGCTTACAAGAGTTATCTAATCCATCAGCTTCTTTATTGGCAGAACGATCTGATGAGGAAAGCGGCAGTGCCGTTATGATTTATCTTGAAGGGGTTCGTCCTATTCTTGTAGAGGTACAAAGCCTTGTTGTTACAACTGCTTTTGGCATGCCGCGACGTACTGCCATAGGTTATGATTTAAATCGTCTAATTGTATTGTTAGCAGTACTAGAAAAACGCTGTGGCTTTACATTGGGCAATAAAGATGTGTATGTTAACGTTATTGGTGGTCTCAAGGTTAATGAGCCAGCATGTGATTTATCTATGGCTGTTGCTATCGTATCTAATCTAAAAAATCGCATTGTTCCTACAGATATGGTCATTTTAGGTGAAGTAGGACTGACTGGTAATGTTCGTAGTATTCCACGTATTGAGCAGCGTATTAATGAAGCAAAGAAATTAGGCTTTAAAAAGTTTATTATTCCTGAAGGCAATTATAAGCAAATCAAGGATAATGATAGTTCTATCAAGATTAGAGGCGTTAAATCTATTCAAGAGGCAATGCAACTGGTATTTTTTTAA
- a CDS encoding S-adenosylmethionine decarboxylase family protein has translation MAEALGQELLIDLYSCDEDAISSATAVQESVATAFDLADLDVDEISCQVMDEEIALLSVAPGFHFTLHTYPALGYVAVDLYSFEQSLPLTLIMKALRKSFRAEKVKATSVQRGDFGNERDMKPRRKTKITTLGRVSRTRIQLKQTGGKLKKQSAKVIKTLAKKSGLKK, from the coding sequence ATGGCAGAAGCATTAGGACAAGAACTGTTAATTGATTTATATTCCTGCGATGAAGATGCAATCTCATCCGCTACAGCTGTACAAGAAAGTGTAGCAACCGCATTTGATTTAGCTGACCTTGATGTTGATGAAATCAGTTGTCAAGTTATGGACGAGGAGATCGCCCTCCTATCTGTTGCACCAGGCTTTCACTTTACATTGCACACGTATCCTGCTCTAGGTTATGTGGCTGTTGATTTGTATTCTTTTGAGCAATCCTTACCGCTCACATTAATTATGAAAGCGTTGCGTAAATCTTTCAGAGCAGAAAAGGTAAAAGCAACAAGTGTACAACGTGGCGACTTTGGTAACGAACGCGATATGAAGCCACGTCGTAAAACAAAGATTACTACACTTGGTCGTGTTTCTCGTACACGTATTCAACTCAAACAAACAGGCGGCAAATTGAAAAAACAAAGTGCTAAGGTTATCAAAACATTAGCTAAAAAAAGCGGCCTAAAAAAATAG
- a CDS encoding PIN/TRAM domain-containing protein, protein MIYRILRYVIAILVGTAAYVGMDSLAPIIDPYLVSQFESFGDMSLTIARISVLILGTLIGVIIGYLISSFILKQGLVIAKRLERILTHIPNQELIAGTIGLLFGLIIANLIGVAFNQVPIIGPYIPIILSAIFGYSGLKIMARKGPEMYNNYVQQWGGDGSKKTSRFKMFSTHKSDKASSTPKLLDTSVIIDGRIKELCNTGFIEGPLMVPLFVLNELQIISDSADSTKRNRGRRGLDILKEMQDANKVAIEVVEDDYDDLTEVDSKLMRLALDKQWKLMTNDFNLNKVARVQGIEVLNLNELANVLKPALIAGEWIRVQIMKEGKEVHQGVAYLDDGTMIVVEDGKPYVGQTVEVMVTSILQTSAGRMIFARVDGGQNGQGN, encoded by the coding sequence ATGATTTATCGGATATTGCGCTATGTAATAGCCATTCTTGTGGGCACAGCGGCCTATGTAGGAATGGATAGCTTAGCACCTATTATCGACCCATATTTGGTCTCTCAATTTGAGTCCTTTGGGGATATGTCATTGACCATTGCACGTATTTCAGTATTAATTCTTGGTACTTTAATAGGCGTTATTATTGGTTATTTAATTTCTTCATTCATTTTAAAACAAGGTTTAGTGATTGCTAAACGATTAGAACGTATTCTCACTCATATTCCAAATCAAGAATTGATTGCAGGCACCATCGGTTTATTATTCGGTCTTATTATTGCAAATTTAATTGGTGTTGCATTCAATCAAGTACCTATCATAGGACCTTATATTCCTATTATATTGAGTGCTATCTTTGGATATAGTGGCCTTAAGATTATGGCTCGTAAAGGTCCTGAAATGTACAATAATTATGTACAACAATGGGGCGGAGATGGAAGTAAAAAAACAAGTCGTTTTAAAATGTTCTCTACTCATAAATCTGATAAAGCTTCTAGTACGCCAAAATTATTAGATACATCTGTTATTATTGATGGACGTATTAAGGAACTATGTAATACAGGTTTTATTGAAGGCCCTCTCATGGTTCCCCTCTTTGTATTGAATGAGTTACAAATTATTTCTGACTCTGCAGATTCTACAAAGCGCAATCGTGGTCGCCGTGGTCTCGATATTTTGAAAGAGATGCAAGATGCCAATAAGGTAGCCATTGAAGTGGTAGAAGACGACTATGATGATCTTACAGAAGTAGATTCTAAATTAATGCGTCTTGCATTGGATAAGCAGTGGAAGTTGATGACTAATGACTTCAACTTAAATAAAGTGGCTCGAGTGCAAGGCATTGAGGTGCTTAATCTGAATGAATTAGCGAATGTACTAAAACCAGCCCTCATTGCAGGCGAATGGATTCGCGTGCAAATTATGAAAGAAGGCAAGGAAGTACACCAAGGTGTTGCTTATCTCGATGATGGTACCATGATTGTTGTTGAAGATGGTAAACCTTATGTGGGCCAAACTGTAGAGGTAATGGTTACATCCATATTACAAACTAGTGCAGGTCGCATGATCTTTGCTCGTGTAGATGGAGGACAAAATGGACAAGGTAATTAG
- the ispD gene encoding 2-C-methyl-D-erythritol 4-phosphate cytidylyltransferase, which translates to MDKVISCIVLAAGAGRRMGYKENKIFIPLGRFSIIQRTLQNVANVDGLKEIILVVAEGEQEYMTKHLQELDLTVPVQIVLGGKERQDSVACGLQAVSENTNIVLVHDGARPLASTEMFNNVADAANTYGAATVGVPATDTIKRVDTDHNVLETLQRSELYQIQTPQGFQKELFVEAHQAAYETKYLGTDDVSLVEYVGKPVHIVEGDYCNIKVTTPNDIAVAKRYLGIEDTRMRVGFGYDIHQLKAGRPCILGGVHIESELGPDGHSDADVLIHALMDAMLGAAGLRDIGYYFPPEDDQYKGISSMLLLEKVNSLLKERGLQAYNIDIMVISETPKLKPHIDTMKSNLQSVLEIPLERISIKATTNEMLGAIGRREGIAAQAVISVYEGEV; encoded by the coding sequence ATGGACAAGGTAATTAGTTGTATTGTTCTCGCCGCTGGAGCAGGGCGTCGCATGGGGTACAAAGAAAATAAGATATTTATCCCTTTGGGACGATTCTCTATCATTCAGCGTACATTGCAAAATGTAGCGAATGTTGATGGCTTGAAAGAGATTATTCTTGTTGTAGCCGAAGGCGAACAAGAATATATGACAAAACATTTACAAGAGTTGGATTTGACTGTTCCCGTTCAGATAGTACTTGGTGGAAAAGAGCGTCAAGACTCTGTAGCATGTGGCTTACAGGCTGTATCAGAGAATACCAATATTGTCCTTGTTCATGATGGAGCGCGACCATTAGCTTCTACAGAAATGTTTAATAATGTTGCTGACGCGGCTAATACCTATGGTGCTGCTACGGTAGGTGTTCCAGCTACGGATACCATTAAACGAGTTGATACAGACCATAATGTTTTAGAAACATTACAGCGTAGTGAGCTATACCAAATTCAAACGCCACAAGGCTTTCAAAAAGAATTATTTGTAGAGGCTCATCAAGCGGCATATGAAACCAAGTATCTTGGTACTGATGATGTATCACTAGTTGAGTATGTAGGTAAGCCTGTACATATAGTTGAAGGGGATTATTGTAATATTAAAGTGACAACACCAAATGATATTGCAGTAGCTAAGCGATATTTAGGAATTGAGGATACACGTATGCGCGTTGGATTTGGTTATGATATTCATCAATTAAAAGCAGGTCGCCCATGTATTCTTGGCGGTGTTCATATCGAATCTGAACTCGGCCCTGATGGTCATTCCGATGCGGATGTTCTCATTCATGCATTGATGGATGCTATGTTAGGTGCTGCAGGGCTACGAGATATTGGCTATTATTTCCCGCCTGAAGATGACCAGTATAAAGGGATTTCTAGCATGCTTTTACTAGAAAAGGTTAATTCCTTATTGAAAGAACGTGGGTTACAAGCCTATAATATAGATATTATGGTTATTTCAGAGACACCTAAGTTAAAACCACACATCGACACGATGAAGTCTAACTTACAATCTGTTTTAGAAATACCATTAGAACGTATTAGTATTAAAGCGACAACAAATGAAATGCTAGGTGCCATCGGGCGCCGTGAAGGCATTGCTGCACAAGCTGTCATTTCTGTATATGAAGGAGAGGTATAA